GAGGACGGGAGCCGGGTCCTGCTGGGCGAGGAGGAAAGCCAGAGCCAGTTGATGGTCTTCCCGGTTAAGTGAAAACACACGGCTGAAACGCAATCCCAAGGGGCCGCCCAATTATTTTGGAGCGGCCCCTTTATTTTACCCGGTTTTACTCCAATATTTAACTTACCGGCATCCATTCTCCCCGGACCGGGAGGTTTAGGCGCCTCTCGTCGTCGAAAAGTGGACACCCTTTTTCCAGGGGACCGTTCTATGGATTTGTCTTTCGATGAGTACCACACTCTGGTCGAACAGGCCCCGTTCCTGATCTGGCGCTGCGGCACGGATGCCAAGTGCGACTATTTCAATCGGCGCTGGCTGGATTTCACCGGACGCAGCCTGGAACAGGAGCTGGGCGACGGCTGGGCCGAGGGGGTCCACGCCGAGGATTTCCAACGCTGCGTGGATATTTTCCTGGCCAGTTTCGCCGCCCGCCAGCCGTTCCAGATGGAGTACCGCCTGCGCCGTCATGACGGCCAGTACCGCTGGATTTCGGATTGCGGAACGCCGTTCTTCGGCCCGGGCCACTCTTTCGCCGGGTATATCGGAAGCTGTGTCGATATCAACGAGCGCGTGCTGGCCCAGGAAGAACTTAAAAAGATTCATGACGCCGAGATATCCACCCTCAAGAGACTTCTTCCCATTTGCGCCGGCTGCAAGAAAATCCGCAACGACCAGGGTTTCTGGGAGCAGGTCGAGGACTATTTCAGCCGCTGCTCCGACACGCTGTTCACCCACGGCCTCTGCCCGGACTGCATGCGGAAACTGTACCCCAATTACACCTCTCAGACAGGCGAAAAGCACACCAAAGCCGGACAGCAGTGACAGCGCCGTCCGGGCCCGGCTGAAGCTCCTCCTCCGCGGGCCGTGTGGCGTCCTTGCCCCGGTTCGGGGTCCATGCTATAATTTCACTGTGCTTGCCTGAATTCCCCCGCCGGGACAACCTCGGAGACTGGGTTGAACTGTATGCCGATCCGGGCCTGTCTGCTCGCCGCCGCCGCTGTCCTGCTGTTGCAGGCCGCCGGCTGCCGTCGCACCCCCGCTTTCAATGTCCTGCTCCTCACACTCGACACCACCTGCCGCGACCATCTGGGCTGCTACGGCGACAGCACCGCACGCACCCCCACACTTGATAGCCTGGCCGCCGATGGTGTGCGGTTCGAACGCTGCTGGAGCGTGGCCCCGGTCACCCTGACCGCTCACGCCAGTATCATGACCGGCCTGTATCCGCCCACCCATGGCGTGCGGGACAATGGCCTCTACCGTCTGGGCGACTCCCTGCCCACCCTGGCCGAGGCATTGGGCCGGGCCGGGTACAGTCCGGCGGCGGTGGTGGCGGCCTACGTGCTGGCCTCGCGTTTCGGGCTGGCCCGCGGGTTCACCCGCTATGACGAGCGGTTCGGCGCACCCTCCGGACGCGCCGCCGGGTTCATCGTGGAGCGCAACGCCGAGGCGGTGAGCGACGCCGCCCTGGAGTACCTGGAATCCCTGGGCAAGGATGAGCCTTTCGCCCTCTGGCTGCACTATTACGATCCCCACGCCCCGTACGTTCCGCCCGCGCCCTTTGACTCGCTGTTCCGGGAGGCTCCCTATGACGGCGAGGTGGCGTTCATGGACAGCCGCATCGGCCGGGTGATCGGCTGGCTCAAGCGGACCGGCCGTTACGACAACACTCTTATCCTGGCCGTGGCCGACCACGGCGAGGCCCTGGGCAGTCACGGCGAGCCGACCCACGGCATTTTTCTATACAACCCGACCCTGCGCGTACCGCTGATCGTCAAGCTCCCGCACGGCGAGGCCGCCGGACGGGTGGTGGAGGCGGATGTGAGCCAGGTGGATATCCTGCCCACCCTGCTCGACTACCTGGGCCAGCCCCTGCCGCCCGGGCTTCCCGGCCGCAGCCTCCTGCCCCAGGCCCGGGGCACGGAGGCTGCCACGCAGCGCACGTTCTATTTCGAGACCTGCCTGACCGAGAACTCGTTCGGCTGGAGCCCCCTATACGGCTGCGTGCACGGCAGCGAAAAGTACATCCTGGCCCCGGAGCCGGAGCTGTACGACCTGGCCGCCGACCCGGAGGAGGTGCACAACGTGGCCGCGGTCGACAGCGCCGCCCTGCGCGCGGCCGCGGTGCGTTTCACCCGCCTGGAGCGGGACATTCAGCCGCAGGGCGCGCCGCCCTCTAACGGCCTGGCCCTGGATGCCGAGAACGCCCAGCGCCTGCGCGCCCTGGGCTACATCGCGGGCAGCCTTCCCGGCGTCTCCCGCGACCGGGCCGCCCGACCAGACCCCAAGACCATGCTGCGCAACCTGGGCAGTTTCCTGGCCGGGGTGATGCAGGAGGCGGAGGGCGACTACAGCGCGGCCCTGGAATCTTTCGGCCGGGCCCTGGAGCATGACCCCGGCAACGCTTTCGCCCATCTATACCGCGGGTTCATTTTCTGGCGTCAGGAGCGTTTCCCCGATGCGCAGGCCGAACTGCGCGCCGCGGTGGAGGCCAACCCGCAGTGCGAGGGCAAC
This portion of the bacterium genome encodes:
- a CDS encoding PAS domain-containing protein, giving the protein MDLSFDEYHTLVEQAPFLIWRCGTDAKCDYFNRRWLDFTGRSLEQELGDGWAEGVHAEDFQRCVDIFLASFAARQPFQMEYRLRRHDGQYRWISDCGTPFFGPGHSFAGYIGSCVDINERVLAQEELKKIHDAEISTLKRLLPICAGCKKIRNDQGFWEQVEDYFSRCSDTLFTHGLCPDCMRKLYPNYTSQTGEKHTKAGQQ
- a CDS encoding sulfatase-like hydrolase/transferase; the encoded protein is MPIRACLLAAAAVLLLQAAGCRRTPAFNVLLLTLDTTCRDHLGCYGDSTARTPTLDSLAADGVRFERCWSVAPVTLTAHASIMTGLYPPTHGVRDNGLYRLGDSLPTLAEALGRAGYSPAAVVAAYVLASRFGLARGFTRYDERFGAPSGRAAGFIVERNAEAVSDAALEYLESLGKDEPFALWLHYYDPHAPYVPPAPFDSLFREAPYDGEVAFMDSRIGRVIGWLKRTGRYDNTLILAVADHGEALGSHGEPTHGIFLYNPTLRVPLIVKLPHGEAAGRVVEADVSQVDILPTLLDYLGQPLPPGLPGRSLLPQARGTEAATQRTFYFETCLTENSFGWSPLYGCVHGSEKYILAPEPELYDLAADPEEVHNVAAVDSAALRAAAVRFTRLERDIQPQGAPPSNGLALDAENAQRLRALGYIAGSLPGVSRDRAARPDPKTMLRNLGSFLAGVMQEAEGDYSAALESFGRALEHDPGNAFAHLYRGFIFWRQERFPDAQAELRAAVEANPQCEGNYLLGLLDLRLDSLESAGRFLARALEANPSHARAAFLLAEVQLRLGRPDSALALLRTARSLAPQDKEILNDLGKLLLDNGDPSGAAGCFEAALEVDSLYPLALFNLGIAAWCLDDLPRAEACLERVAARFSRDEKVQNNLGVVLFSAGKTARAEAAYRAALAA